In Dama dama isolate Ldn47 chromosome 9, ASM3311817v1, whole genome shotgun sequence, the following proteins share a genomic window:
- the LOC133061548 gene encoding fucose mutarotase-like, producing MGHGDEIVLADVNFPSSSICRGGPEEIRTDGLGIPQLLEAVLQLLPLDTYVESPAVVMELMPSDRKRGLLTPVWASYQSILSKAGYEGSLGMVERFVFYERAKKAFAVVATGETALYRNLILKKGVLAPKDLCQAC from the coding sequence ATGGGGCACGGAGATGAGATCGTTCTTGCAGACGTGAACTTCCCCAGCAGCTCCATCTGCAGAGGCGGCCCGGAGGAGATCCGCACCGACGGCCTGGGCATCCCCCAGCTCCTGGAGGCTGTGCTGCAGCTGCTACCCCTGGACACCTACGTGGAGAGCCCGGCTGTGGTCATGGAGCTGATGCCCAGCGACAGGAAGAGGGGCCTGCTGACCCCAGTGTGGGCGAGCTACCAGTCCATCCTCTCCAAGGCTGGCTATGAGGGCTCCCTGGGGATGGTGGAGAGGTTTGTGTTCTATGAGCGGGCGAAAAAGGCTTTTGCTGTTGTGGCAACTGGGGAGACAGCCCTCTACAGGAACCTCATCCTCAAGAAGGGGGTGCTGGCACCCAAAGACCTGTGCCAGGCCTGTTGA